A region of Lycium barbarum isolate Lr01 chromosome 1, ASM1917538v2, whole genome shotgun sequence DNA encodes the following proteins:
- the LOC132605968 gene encoding uncharacterized protein LOC132605968, whose amino-acid sequence MSTLDTVNTDTEANVNVGGDNAELRRHRRRQRRRRRRRRPSIAGSSETTTDGSFRFSDSDSDQSWHSVAGGGSYRYEECGSSTRRSEGNLVKKRGTCELPDDDEEIDLECGELELKVHNSNKKEDKSCRICHLSLLKCGGIGDDDQLLEPSGGMAIELGCSCKGDLAAAHKQCAETWFKIKGNTICEICGATAINIIGGQASEASNATITTIGAPSAPVVLSETRRFWHGRRVMNFLLACMIFAFVISWLFHFKIFP is encoded by the exons ATGTCAACTTTAGACACTGTTAACACTGACACAGAAGCAAATGTTAATGTTGGTGGTGATAATGCTGAGCTCCGCCGTCATCGCCGCCGTCAACGCCGCCGTCGCCGTCGCCGGAGACCATCCATTGCCGGTAGCAGTGAGACAACTACTGATGGGAGTTTCCGGTTTTCGGATTCCGATTCTGATCAGTCTTGGCACTCAGTGGCAGGTGGTGGGTCCTACCGTTATGAAGAATGTGGGTCCTCTACGAGGAGGTCTGAGGGTAATTTGGTCAAAAAAAGAGGGACTTGTGAGTTGCCTGATGATGATGAAGAGATTGATTTGGAATGTGGTGAATTGGAGTTGAAGGTGCATAATAGTAATAAGAAAGAAGACAAGAGTTGTAGGATTTGTCATTTGAGTTTGTTGAAATGTGGTGGTATTGGTGATGATGACCAATTATTAGAGCCTTCTGGTGGAATGGCTATTGAATTGGGCTGTTCTTGTAAAGGTGATTTGGCTGCTGCTCATAAGCAGTGTGCTGAAACTTGGTTCAAAATTAAGGGAAACAC GATTTGTGAAATCTGTGGTGCAACGGCGATAAACATTATTGGAGGGCAGGCAAGTGAAGCCAGCAATGCTACAATAACCACAATTGGAGCACCGAGTGCACCTGTAGTCCTTTCTGAAACCCGAAGATTCTGGCATGGACGCCGCGTCATGAATTTCCTGCTTGCATGCATGATTTTTGCCTTTGTCATTTCTTGGCTATTTCACTTCAAAATCTTCCCCTGA
- the LOC132605987 gene encoding uncharacterized protein LOC132605987 — protein sequence MANALVNRASTVNQSSSFFRVSFSFLRNLSTATTPKTTSSSDGIKKPKRKKKKNLFEVAQFLPNWGLGYHMAKTHWTGVSYEITKINLYKDGRHGKAWGLAYRDGLPIADAPKKISGVHKRCWKYIANMKKAEGNLDQIKKAEESTPNPDVQAA from the exons ATGGCTAATGCTCTTGTAAACAGAGCATCTACAGTGAATCAATCCTCGAGCTTCTTCAGGGTGTCTTTCAGTTTCCTGAGAAATCTGAGCACTGCAACAACACCTAAAACGACATCGTCTAGTGATGGAATTAAGAAGccgaaaaggaagaagaagaagaatcttttTGAGGTTGCTCAGTTTTTGCCTAATTGGGGTCTTGGTTATCACATGGCTAAGACTCATTGGACTGGTGTCTCTTATGAAATCACTAAAATCAATCTTTATAAG GATGGTAGACACGGTAAGGCTTGGGGACTCGCTTATAGAGATG GTTTACCAATTGCTGATGCACCGAAGAAAATTAGTGGCGTACATAAGAGGTGCTGGAAGTACATTGCAAATATGAAGAAAGCTGAAGGAAATCTTGATCAAATAAAGAAAGCTGAAGAAAGTACTCCTAATCCAGATGTTCAAGCTGCTTGA
- the LOC132605983 gene encoding tubulin beta-2 chain-like, which yields MREILHIQAGQCGNQIGSKFWEVVCAEHGIDSTGRYHGDTDLQLERVNVYYNEASGGRFVPRAVLMDLEPGTMDSIRSGTFGQIFRPDNFVFGQSGAGNNWAKGHYTEGAELIDSVLDVVRKEAENCDCLQGFQVCHSLGGGTGSGMGTLLISKIREEYPDRMMLTFSVFPSPKVSDTVVEPYNATLSVHQLVENADECMVLDNEALYDICFRTLKLTTPSFGDLNHLISATMSGVTCCLRFPGQLNSDLRKLAVNLIPFPRLHFFMVGFAPLTSRGSQQYRSLTVPELTQQMWDAKNMMCAADPRHGRYLTASAMFRGKMSTKEVDEQMLNIQNKNSSYFIEWIPNNVKSTVCDIPPTGLKMASTFIGNSTSIQEMFRRVSEQFTAMFRRKAFLHWYTGEGMDEMEFTEAESNMNDLVSEYQQYQDAVADEDEYEEEEEDAYQD from the exons ATGCGTGAGATTCTTCACATTCAAGCTGGCCAATGTGGCAACCAAATCGGATCCAAGTTTTGGGAAGTTGTATGTGCGGAGCATGGGATTGATTCCACAGGAAGATACCATGGAGACACAGATCTACAACTTGAAAGGGTAAATGTGTATTACAATGAAGCTAGTGGTGGACGGTTTGTTCCTAGGGCTGTACTTATGGATCTGGAACCAGGGACTATGGATAGTATTAGATCTGGAACTTTTGGTCAGATCTTCAGGCCTGATAACTTTGTTTTTGGTCAATCTGGTGCTGGAAATAACTGGGCTAAAGGTCATTATACGGAGGGTGCTGAGTTGATTGATTCCGTGCTTGATGTTGTCAGGAAAGAAGCTGAGAACTGTGATTGCCTACAAG GTTTTCAGGTGTGCCACTCCCTGGGAGGAGGGACTGGATCTGGAATGGGGACACTTTTGATTTCAAAGATAAGAGAGGAGTACCCAGATAGAATGATGCTCACTTTCTCTGTTTTCCCATCCCCAAAGGTTTCAGACACTGTTGTTGAGCCTTACAATGCAACACTATCTGTTCATCAACTTGTGGAGAATGCAGATGAGTGCATGGTTCTTGACAATGAGGCATTGTATGACATTTGCTTCCGTACCCTCAAGCTGACAACTCCTAGCT TTGGTGACCTGAATCACCTAATATCTGCAACCATGTCCGGAGTAACTTGTTGCCTCAGATTTCCTGGCCAGCTTAACTCTGATCTCAGAAAGCTTGCTGTCAACCTCATTCCTTTCCCCCGTCTTCACTTTTTCATGGTTGGGTTTGCACCACTTACCTCACGTGGTTCACAACAATACCGGTCCTTGACTGTCCCTGAGTTAACTCAGCAAATGTGGGATGCGAAGAACATGATGTGTGCTGCCGACCCTCGACATGGCCGCTATTTGACAGCATCAGCCATGTTCCGTGGAAAGATGAGCACCAAGGAAGTTGATGAGCAGATGCTAAATATTCAGAACAAAAACTCCTCATACTTCATTGAGTGGATCCCCAACAATGTTAAGTCAACAGTCTGTGATATACCACCAACTGGTCTCAAGATGGCATCAACTTTCATTGGAAACTCAACCTCAATTCAAGAAATGTTCCGTCGTGTTAGTGAACAGTTCACAGCCATGTTTAGGAGGAAGGCTTTCTTGCATTGGTACACTGGGGAAGGCATGGACGAGATGGAGTTCACCGAGGCTGAGAGCAACATGAATGATTTGGTCTCTGAATACCAGCAGTATCAAGATGCTGTAGCTGATGAGGACGAGTATGAGGAAGAGGAGGAAGACGCATATCAGGATTGA